From Trichoderma atroviride chromosome 1, complete sequence, one genomic window encodes:
- a CDS encoding uncharacterized protein (CAZy:GH31) encodes MLHSEENRLVFTYDGETLWIEPWGANALRIRATKLPSMPQQDWALQPPASSTPSIKITQKSGIIINGKIKADISKSGKIMVWNSKGELLLEEYTRNRRDVLDPKCSAIEVSAREFKGILGTDNYYLTMRFESVDPNEKIYGMGQYQQPFFDLKGTDLELAHRNSQASVPFALSSLGYGFLWNNPSVGRAVLGRNIMSFEAYSSTTLDYWVVAGDSPAEIEEAYANATGKVPMMPEYGLGFWQCKLRYQTQEELLNVAREYKKRDLPLDLIVIDFFHWPTQGEWKFDPTYWPDPDAMVRELKEMKVELMVSIWPTVDRRSENYEEMVERGYLIRVDRGIRTVMEFQGNTVHFDATNPKAREYVWEKAKKNYYDKGIKVFWLDEAEPEYTAYDFENFRYHLGSNLSIGNLYPVSYSKGFYDGLRKEGHEQIVNLVRCAWAGSQKYGALVWSGDIASSWSSFNNQLAAGLHMGIAGIPWWTTDIGGFHGGDPNDPAFRELFARWFQWGAFCPVFRLHGDREPHKPQQGTTGGATCVSGADNEVWSYGPEIYSICKKYMTLRESMRPYTRKLMEAAHEKGTPVMRTLFYEFPEDEKCWEVGKQYMFGDKYLCCPVLKPGVTEIEVYLPKGASWKGADGVDLPGGQTLQVKCPIDYMPVFERV; translated from the coding sequence ATGCTACACTCTGAAGAAAATCGCCTCGTCTTCACTTACGACGGCGAAACGCTATGGATCGAGCCATGGGGCGCAAATGCGCTGAGAATTCGCGCAACCAAGCTCCCCTCGATGCCGCAGCAGGACTGGGCGCTCCAGCCGCCTGCTTCATCAACGCCCAGCATTAAAATTACCCAAAAgagcggcatcatcatcaatggCAAGATCAAAGCCGACATCAGCAAGTCGGGCAAGATCATGGTGTGGAACTCCAAGGGAGAGTTGCTTCTCGAGGAGTATACGCGGAATCGGCGAGACGTGCTCGATCCCAAATGCAGCGCCATCGAGGTCTCGGCTCGTGAGTTCAAAGGCATTCTTGGGACAGACAACTACTACCTCACGATGCGCTTTGAGAGTGTTGATCCGAATGAAAAGATCTATGGCATGGGACAGTATCAACAGCCCTTTTTCGACCTCAAGGGCACCGATCTTGAACTGGCCCATCGCAACTCCCAAGCAAGCGTGCCATTTGCGCTCTCGTCTCTTGGCTACGGCTTTCTGTGGAACAATCCATCTGTTGGACGCGCCGTTCTAGGCCGTAATATTATGAGCTTCGAGGCATATTCCTCCACAACTCTGGACTATTGGGTGGTGGCAGGCGACAGCCCAGCAGAGATTGAGGAAGCCTACGCGAATGCGACTGGCAAAGTCCCAATGATGCCGGAATACGGCCTTGGCTTCTGGCAATGCAAGCTGCGCTATCAAACTCAGGAAGAGCTTCTCAATGTTGCCCGAGAATACAAGAAAAGAGACTTGCCTCTAGATCTCATTGTCATTGACTTTTTTCATTGGCCGACGCAGGGCGAATGGAAGTTTGATCCCACATACTGGCCAGATCCAGATGCAATGGTTCGGGAGCTTAAGGAGATGAAGGTTGAGCTGATGGTTTCAATTTGGCCCACGGTTGATAGGCGCTCTGAGAATTACGAGGAAATGGTCGAGCGCGGCTATCTCATCCGCGTGGATCGTGGCATACGCACCGTCATGGAGTTCCAGGGCAACACGGTTCATTTTGATGCGACCAACCCAAAGGCAAGAGAGTACGTTTGggagaaggcaaagaaaaattatTACGACAAAGGGATTAAAGTCTTCTGGCTGGATGAGGCGGAGCCCGAGTATACAGCTTATGACTTTGAAAACTTCAGGTACCACCTCGGCTCCAACCTCAGCATCGGAAACCTCTATCCCGTTTCATACTCAAAAGGATTTTACGACGGCCTTAGAAAAGAAGGGCACGAACAGATTGTAAACTTGGTTCGCTGTGCGTGGGCCGGCAGCCAGAAATACGGCGCCTTGGTCTGGAGCGGCGATATTGCCTCTTCATGGTCCAGCTTCAACAATCAGCTCGCAGCAGGACTCCACATGGGCATCGCAGGAATCCCCTGGTGGACCACCGATATCGGGGGATTCCACGGAGGCGATCCCAACGATCCAGCCTTTCGAGAACTATTTGCTCGCTGGTTCCAGTGGGGTGCTTTCTGCCCTGTCTTTCGACTCCATGGCGATCGAGAACCGCACAAGCCTCAACAAGGCACCACTGGCGGCGCAACGTGTGTAAGCGGCGCAGATAACGAAGTGTGGTCGTACGGTCCGGAGATTTACAGCATCTGTAAAAAGTACATGACTCTGCGTGAAAGCATGAGGCCATACACCAGGAAGCTCATGGAGGCTGCCCACGAGAAGGGAACACCTGTTATGAGGACGCTATTTTACGAGTTTCCAGAGGATGAAAAATGCTGGGAAGTCGGCAAGCAGTACATGTTTGGTGATAAATATCTATGCTGCCCGGTTCTGAAGCCTGGTGTGACTGAGATAGAGGTATATCTGCCAAAGGGAGCGAGCTGGAAGGGTGCTGATGGCGTCGACTTACCGGGGGGGCAGACACTTCAAGTCAAATGCCCGATAGACTATATGCCTGTGTTTGAAAGAGTTTGA
- a CDS encoding uncharacterized protein (EggNog:ENOG41~TransMembrane:7 (o12-31i43-66o86-109i121-142o162-190i202-220o240-260i)) gives MGVPNRGPQLIAVVAVLLAFSLTAIILRCYVRISLVKAFGVDDYLMVFAMMTFIAFCSVCLTGVHYGTGRHYWDLQEHDIQEALMYWYFCYIWYCVTMVLTKISIGYFLLRITVEKIHNWIILIVMSLSVITGICFLFITTFQCHPISFFWNKNQDGNCINIDVIIAFTYLYSAFSVICDFTFALLPIVLIMQLQMNNKTKLALIPVMLMACVASIAVVVRFPYVKDFKTLDFLWATIDIAIWSTVEQGLAITAGSLATIRPLFRKIAAKLGWSTMGSNLPPTGESAGNRQTTGRSRKNKSRDPFSLATFNREEDEESNGHIKLVDNYPGNFQTTITTITADPKSVWKSSNRHKGDNESEEELQMEGSKVRSFLITEENV, from the exons ATGGGCGTTCCAAATCGTGGTCCACAGCTCATTGCTGTGGTAGCTGTGCTCCTGGCCTTTTCACTCACGGCCATTATTCTCAGATGCTATGTCAGGATAAGCCTCGTCAAGGCCTTTGGCGTGGATGATTATCTCATGGTCTTTGCCATG ATGACCTTTATAGCTTTCTGCTCTGTATGTCTCACGGGCGTACATTATGGCACCGGCCGCCATTACTGGGATCTCCAGGAACACGATATCCAGGAAGCGTTGATG TACTGGTACTTCTGCTACATCTGGTACTGCGTAACAATGGTTCTCACCAAAATCTCCATTGGATACTTCCTTCTCCGCATCACCGTCGAGAAGATACACAACTGgatcatcctcatcgtcatgtCGCTCAGTGTCATCACGGGCATCTGCTTCTTGTTCATCACCACGTTCCAGTGCCACCCCATTTCCTTTTTCTGGAACAAGAACCAAGACGGAAACTGCATCAACATCGacgtcatcatcgcctttACCTACCTCTACAGTGCTTTTAGCGTCATCTGCGACTTTACTTTTGCGCTGCTCCCCATTGTGCTCATCATGCAGCTCCAGATGAACAACAAGACCAAGCTTGCATTGATCCCCGTCATGCTGATGGCTTGCGT TGCGAGTATTGCCGTCGTTGTTCGATTCCCCTATGTCAAGGACTTCAAGACCCTTGACTTCTTGT GGGCCACGATCGACATCGCCATTTGGTCAACCGTCGAACAAGGCCTGGCCATCACAGCCGGCAGCCTCGCCACCATCCGACCGCTCTTCCGCAAGATTGCAGCCAAACTTGGCTGGTCGACAATGGGATCGAACTTGCCACCCACCGGAGAATCCGCGGGCAACCGCCAGACCACCGGCCGATCGAGAAAGAACAAGTCAAGAGACCCCTTCAGTCTCGCGACTTTCAACcgcgaagaggacgaggagtCAAACGGACACATCAAGCTGGTGGACAATTACCCCGGAAACTTCCAAACGacaatcaccaccatcactGCCGATCCGAAATCCGTGTGGAAGTCGTCGAACCGACACAAGGGGGACAACGAGAGCGAGGAAGAGCTGCAGATGGAGGGATCAAAAGTCAGAAGCTTCCTCATTACTGAAGAAAATGTATGA
- a CDS encoding uncharacterized protein (EggNog:ENOG41~SECRETED:SignalP(1-20)), whose amino-acid sequence MLRPIASLFPLLIATSGTAAQQTRQSSQGTATIDIGQTHGSATFLASGFIYGWPDNGTSASTQIPENLVTGFNFNANRAGGAQLPVGGWATGGLSGYTERFQSALSNYRTTRKYGGEFILLPHDLWGADGSEGSASLFPGDNGNWTEMEAFWSQLMTDLKNSDMLDSLIIDLWNEPDGTGFWPRTWDQFLEYWNRAFTLIRAGLPGTLISGPALSGAPGLQNDNWLTWLPSIVGNDTVPDHYSWHQIGSGNRCPDLTVPDFNTLLARFGAPARPIDNNEYALQSEQNPANAAWYMSQFERHDIRALRANWASGSDLHNWMANLVYSNNGTYYPNGEWQVYHYYAGMSGERLVTTASSDTQFDAFATRQGNAIKILAGTRTIQAPYDISVSNLSQIGLGPSGSINVHVYRFDWNGTEGEVDGPVDLGTVQYSYASDTLTITLDPPTNSTAYAYEFSGA is encoded by the exons ATGCTTCGTCCTATTGCTTCGCTATTCCCGTTGTTGATTGCCACTTCTGGTACGGCGGCTCAGCAGACTCGACAGTCATCCCAAGGGACAGCAACTATAGATATCGGCCAAACTCATGGCTCGGCGACATTTCTTGCATCTGGATTCATCTACGGCTGGCCAGATAATGGCACATCTGCCTCAACCCAGATCCCTGAGAATCTGGTAACGGGGTTCAACTTCAATGCGAATCGTGCCGGCGGAGCTCAGCTCCCCGTTGGAGGATGGGCTACAGGTGGTTTAAGCGGCTATACTGAAAGATTCCAGTCGGCCTTGTCAAATTACCGAACCACGCGCAAATATGGCGGAGAGTTTATCCTCCTGCCTCATGATCTGTGGGGTGCAGATGGTAGCGAGGGATCAGCGTCTCTATTCCCCGGTGACAATGGGAATTGGactgagatggaggctttTTGGTCTCAATTGATGACGGATCTGAAGAATAGTGACATGCTGGATAGCCTCATCATTGACCTCTGGAACGAGCCCGATGGCACGGGTTTTTGGCCTCGCACGTGGGATCAGTTTCTGGAGTATTGGAACCGCGCTTTTACACTTATCAG AGCTGGACTGCCTGGAACTCTCATCAGCGGCCCAGCTCTATCAGGTGCACCCGGCCTCCAGAACGACAACTGGCTCACCTGGCTCCCATCCATCGTTGGCAACGACACTGTACCGGACCACTACTCTTGGCATCAAATCGGATCAGGGAATCGCTGCCCTGATTTGACTGTGCCAGACTTTAATACGCTACTCGCACGATTTGGCGCACCAGCGAGGCCAATCGACAATAACGAATATGCGTTGCAATCAGAACAGAACCCGGCGAATGCAGCGTGGTACATGTCTCAGTTCGAGCGTCACGATATCCGTGCCTTGCGCGCCAACTGGGCCAGCGGCTCTGATCTGCACAACTGGATGGCCAATCTTGTATACAGCAATAATGGCACTTACTATCCCAACGGTGAGTGGCAGGTGTATCACTATTATGCAGGGATGAGTGGTGAGAGGCTTGTGACAACCGCCTCTTCCGACACTCAGTTTGATGCCTTTGCTACTCGCCAAGGAAATGCGATCAAGATCCTGGCTGGTACCAGAACGATTCAGGCGCCTTACGATATTAGCGTCAGTAATCTCAGCCAGATTGGCCTTGGACCAAGTGGAAGTATCAATGTTCACGTTTACCGGTTTGATTGGAATGGGACAGAAGGTGAGGTTGACGGCCCTGTTGATCTCGGCACGGTACAGTACTCCTATGCTTCAGACACG CTCACCATCACTCTGGATCCGCCAACAAACTCGACTGCCTACGCCTATGAATTCTCTGGAGCCTAA